DNA sequence from the Coffea arabica cultivar ET-39 chromosome 11c, Coffea Arabica ET-39 HiFi, whole genome shotgun sequence genome:
GCATATAGTTTTGAGAGGGCTTTCGACTTTCTAAGAAACTGATGGACCATTTCTCAAGTTGGAGAAGAAAAGTTCATGAAGAATATATATGCAATTAGCACAAAGAAATTAGTCCGAAATGACGATCATAACAAGGTGAGTGTAAAGAGATGTAGAGTGACAACTACATACCATTTTCAAATAGAAACTCAACTTTTTCAAGAGAACCACGTAATCTCCTTGCAGTAATTTGCAAAAGAGCACCATCTATAAGCATGTGTTGTACCACTCTTGCAATATTTTTGGTATCATCAATTCCAAGATGGTGACTTCCTAGCAGCGGATTTTGGAGTTCCCTCATCATTGAAACCATTCCTGGAGCCTGACAATCAAAAAGTTTATCACTACAATCTGAGAAGTTTAACACAACTTGGTCTAATCAACAGCAGCTGCAAACGAGCATTGGGCTGAGATGAAACACTCTATAAAATGCATAAACTCACAGACCAATCTCACACTAATGCAACGTATTATCTTTCAGCACAAAATTAAGCACAGAAAACCAACCAACCTGGCCTGCAACTTAAACAGGGAGTTCTTATTTGTTACATTGATGAGTTCATCATCACACTGCCCTCTCCGATAGGCAACAACAGCAAGGGTAGGATCACGCTTCTCACAGTATTTGCCCACGACACGTGAATCATAATATGGGTTGGTAGTGAGAAAGTGCTCAGGGTTATTATTACTGTCTATAATGATCTTTCCAAGTGCATTGTGCACATACACATCCTGGCTTCCTTCGCTCACAAGATGCTCCAAAAATTGGGTAAGTAACCGAAGCCGGTTCCTGCAATCAGAAGTTCACAGTTAATAAGTCCACCGACATGCTAGGTAAAGGTTGTTTTAGCAACGAAAAAGCACCTTTTCTCACACTCGTCCACGAGAGGCTCAACAGGAAGAAGCGAACGGACAGAGAGAATCAAGCCTTTAATAAAATCTTCGGGACATTCATCGTCTAGCAGCTGCCCCACAACTAGTGGAGCATTTCCAGGATTGACCTATGTACACATGAAAAAAAGGAATTCAGCTTCAAAGTGTATGCACCATTTACCAAAAATTGTAGGTTCTCAAAAGCAACTGACCTTCTGCACATATCCTTCAATATACCGGAGCATGTTGTTTGTATACAGGTAGTGTGTCAAATCTGGAACAAAACCAAATCGATCGCACACATTTATTAGGGGTCTAGCATCCGGAAGCTTGGCTTCCATCAAGAAATTTTTAGTCTTCTCTAGGTCATAGAAATTTGATTCCCTTGTAACACGCTCAACCTCCTTGATCTGCCCTGTCTTTGCAGCTGCTTCAATATACTTAAAATGGATGTCAGGGTCCTCACTGCAACAACCAGAGTTTAAAATATGAAGGCAACAGACTAAAGACAGAGAAAATGGCCAAGTCAAAAACGAAGAAGAGTCACTTCATTTCCAACATATCTCACCTTGAGCTCAGATAAGACCCCAAGAAGAAGTACAATCCTTCATATGATTTGAATTGCTCAAAAAGTTTTATACAAGGTTCAACACCCAATTGCTCACAATATTCTTTGGCAACCTGCAAGCACCGAGAGATTGGTAAGCTGCGTTCTAATGCAAGGTTTAGTTCAAGGGAAGAGCAGAGGAAGGGAAAGGAAGAAATCTACTGCTTGAAAGCAAGGAGTTGGAGACAAAGGtaacaagagaaacaaatcagcaaACACACAAAATTTATCTTTCAGCACAAAGTATTATCATAGTTACAGAAAATGTACACCAATTAAGTGACAATGAAGTTTTTACATTTCAATACGGTTTCTTAAGCAATGTACTGAGTAACATAATTACTTGGGTATATGATGACAAGCAAGCAGAGCATACTGCCCCCACGTAGATGTTATTTTTTTCTACTGCAAGATTTAGAGGAAATAAAGTCTGCTATTAAACTGAAAGACTACTTGATTGTGTTTGGATAAAAATATTTCGTAGTTAAGTTAGATAGGAGCTTACAACATCACAATAATAATTTCTTTAGCACGAGTAATGAGTTGCTTGCTTAGTAAAAGGGAAAAATACAAGTGATAAATTTCTCAATAGAAAAAatctgaacaaaaaaaaaataattcccTCGAAAAAGTTGAAGGTTGCACGGCATTATCAAATTGTCATCCATGATCCATCCACTATAATAAGGAATAAGGGTATTTGGAGGCATATGAAAGTGATGGGCTCATTGCTTCTGAACCTTTACAATTGGGTACTATTTACGTATAATTGCTGCATACCTTTCCCTCACAATTGGGCATTGGTTCCAAGGAATTTGATTCGTGTCCCTGTTTTCTTCAAGAAGAATTACGCTCTTTCCTTGTCTTTACTTTCTCATCCCTCTATTCGCTTCCttgcaaatttttttcttttttcattcgAACCTTCCGACAAATAGGTAGTGAgcatgaaaaattttgaaatttctttttcatcaattCCTTATACGGCCTGAGCTTGAATTTTAAATCTAAAGCTCTACTCAAACCTATGATCAATTCCAACCACTTAAAATCGAGTAACAAGATGAAAGTAAAGCATAACCGACATGATTGCAGACAAAGAAGAAAACAATACAATTAAGGGGGGAAAAAGGTACAAGAGTGTGGGAAACTTTACAGTGATGATTTCCGCTGTAGTGGCTGGACTCCAGTGAAATGATAGCGGCAACCTTCGCCTACTCTACTCCTTGGCGCGCTCAACCTGAATATCTAGTCAGTAAGGAGAAGCATGGGGATGGGTTTcagaggaaagaagaaaaaggaaagagcaCGAGTATCtattttcttattctttttgtcctAGCAAAGAGAGTGAAGGCTTAATGGTGCAGGTGTCGTGGTTGACTAAACAGGGTAGAGAAGCGGCCGAGTTAGCAACTGAAAATAGGGGAGTGGGGCGGCGGCGAAGGCGGAAGACGGAAGAACCAAAATGGGGGAGTTTTGAGAGAGAGTttgccgagagagagagagagtttgtgAGAGATATGAGAAGAACCAAAATTTCGCTGGCTTGCGAAataaaagttttgaaatttcacTAAGTGTTTTGGCAAAGGAATCTTCCGCCAAAATCAAACAACatcattttatgttttaatttttttggtgtATCTCACATTTTTTTCAAGTGTCATGATAGGGAATCTAAAgacacattattatttttatatcagataaaataaaacaaaattaaagtaTATATTATTGAATTGATAATAAGTGTCATGATAGAAGTACTATAATGACAAAAACCAGCAAGTGTCCTTTTAGGCGTGTCAGAAaaagccatttttgttgtagtgataaataaaattttgaactcgTTAACATTAATGTTAATAGTCCTAAACAGTTTGATTTAATGGTATGTTATTGCCACTATTTCATGATAATTATTAGATTTCTCGATGTGTTGGATGATA
Encoded proteins:
- the LOC113717218 gene encoding clathrin heavy chain 1-like, with amino-acid sequence MEAKLPDARPLINVCDRFGFVPDLTHYLYTNNMLRYIEGYVQKVNPGNAPLVVGQLLDDECPEDFIKGLILSVRSLLPVEPLVDECEKRNRLRLLTQFLEHLVSEGSQDVYVHNALGKIIIDSNNNPEHFLTTNPYYDSRVVGKYCEKRDPTLAVVAYRRGQCDDELINVTNKNSLFKLQARLQEWFQ